One Trichomycterus rosablanca isolate fTriRos1 chromosome 23, fTriRos1.hap1, whole genome shotgun sequence genomic window carries:
- the glipr2l gene encoding GLI pathogenesis-related 2, like has product MGKSASRLFSEEVLRSHNEYRKKHQAPPLKLSSKLCNDATRYAESLASTRILKHSVESSKGSCGENLAWASYDQSGKDVSDRWYNEVNQYNFNQAGFSSSTGHFTAMVWKSSKKLGVGKAVASDGSTFVVARYFPAGNITNQGHFQANVLPPKS; this is encoded by the exons ATGGGCAAGTCAG CCTCAAGGCTATTTAGTGAAGAGGTGCTAAGGAGTCATAATGAGTACAGGAAGAAGCACCAAGCACCACCGTTAAAGCTCAGCAGCAAACTGTGCAATGACGCTACAAG ATATGCAGAAAGTCTGGCTAGCACCAGAATTCTGAAGCACAGTGTCGAGTCTAGTAAAGGAAGCTGTGGAGAAAATCTAGCCTGGGCGTCATATGACCAATCAG GAAAGGATGTATCAGATCGCTGGTATAACGAGGTGAACCAGTACAACTTTAACCAGGCTGGATTCTCTTCTAGCACAG GTCACTTCACTGCAATGGTGTGGAAGAGCTCTAAGAAACTTGGTGTGGGTAAAGCCGTGGCATCTGATGGATCCACATTTGTGGTGGCGCGCTATTTCCCTGCTGGTAACATCACCAATCAGGGCCACTTCCAGGCTAATGTTCTGCCTCCTAAGAGCTGA
- the LOC134301197 gene encoding uncharacterized protein LOC134301197 isoform X1, which yields MADRDWEQDRNSRGKAYSFCTREHVSLEELKEDSSVDQHYLKRKNIPRYPKPLVFNVSQVCHVTGETGVQGIFSNGGFRLTQDQDQYLWWSLYVTDEDISQAEDDFVDSLDFSWYNPSQQPFLKNFTTSPTFQKKSRYGNFRFTFQLRRLLSLYSRQFCYKTSPVLRVLDTRFYKKEITYSILVHPRHIRKFQSYPRLPFDDPEVCGYSQGSVTWCCQAPSDEYKHRLEVDEEDCEVYATELRGAQYFVWDHVAVAFYMEPNWILSVNHENLKQQVSVCEMCTPSLLREPDRPLSKSQATEILNNLL from the exons ATGGCTGACAG AGATTGGGAGCAGGACAGAAATTCAAGAGGCAAAGCTTATTCATTCTGTACAAGAGAGCATGTAAGCTTGGAAGAGCTAAAAGAAGACTCTTCTGTAGACCAGCACTACTTAAAGAGGAAAAACATTCCACGTTATCCCAAGCCTCTGGTCTTTAATGTGTCTCAAGTGTGCCATGTAACAGGGGAGACTGGGGTGCAGGGCATCTTCAGCAATGGTGGATTCCGTTTAACCCAGGACCAGGACCAATACCTGTGGTGGAGCCTATATGTGACTGACGAAGACATTAGCCAGGCAGAGGATGATTTTGTTGATTCCTTGGATTTTTCTTGGTATAACCCTTCCCAGCAACCTTTTCTGAAAAATTTCACCACCTCGCCAACATTCCAGAAAAAATCACGTTATGGCAACTTCCGTTTTACCTTTCAGCTGAGACGGCTCCTGTCCCTCTACAGCAGGCAGTTCTGTTACAAAACGTCTCCAGTTCTGCGTGTGTTAGACACCAGGTTCTACAAAAAAGAGATTACATACTCAATTCTGGTGCATCCACGACACATCAGGAAATTTCAAAGTTACCCTCGCCTCCCATTTGATGATCCGGAAGTGTGCGGATACAGCCAGGGGAGTGTGACCTGGTGCTGCCAGGCTCCTTCAGATGAGTACAAACACAGGCTGGAGGTAGATGAAGAGGATTGTGAAGTGTACGCCACAGAATTGAGGGGTGCGCAGTATTTTGTCTGGGATCATGTGGCTGTGGCCTTTTACATGGAACCTAATTGGATACTGAGTGTAAATCACGAAAATCTTAAGCagcaagtgagtgtgtgtgagatgtgcACACCGTCACTTTTGAGAGAGCCAGACAGGCCACTTAGCAAGTCTCAGGCGACTGAAATCTTGAATAATTTGTTATAA
- the LOC134301197 gene encoding uncharacterized protein LOC134301197 isoform X2 has product MLKSTKMETQEDHFPGEHLTFQSLREKIRRSYLNKYQFIPRSPHPVEFHVSNLRHDTNFSGFEGILGDGGFKDPQRGLLWWSLSVSDSEIKDAEKHFLRHESNNNFDVDYVKPFLHKFTSSPAFRKSSRLGNFRFTFSIKELLNRYSEQFCMGQTPQMRIYGTVVYKQEVMYAIVVHGLDGQTEFGKCPLFQCSTVCEFQNEKILWKPEGMSNTHSFRLGYNLKAHRVPTRKRKYYMWDHVAMVFHVPKDKVFEFNKEMLLKHLSFCQGAEPKIITEEFIKCDFEVSTTQEQA; this is encoded by the coding sequence ATGCTTAAATCTACAAAAATGGAAACCCAGGAAGATCACTTCCCAGGAGAGCACCTAACGTTCCAGAGTCTCAGAGAAAAGATAAGGAGAAGCTACCTGAATAAATACCAGTTTATCCCAAGGTCCCCCCATCCAGTGGAGTTTCATGTGTCCAATCTACGCCATGACACTAACTTCAGCGGCTTTGAAGGCATCTTGGGTGATGGTGGATTTAAGGATCCACAGCGAGGCCTGCTGTGGTGGAGTTTATCTGTCTCTGATTCTGAAATCAAAGATGCTGAAAAACATTTCCTTCGCCATGAATCGAATAATAATTTTGATGTTGATTATGTCAAACCTTTCTTGCACAAGTTTACCTCTTCACCAGCCTTTCGCAAGTCCTCTAGGCTGGGCAACTTCCGTTTCACCTTTTCCATAAAGGAACTGTTGAACAGATACTCGGAGCAGTTCTGCATGGGACAGACGCCACAGATGCGTATCTATGGTACAGTTGTTTACAAGCAGGAGGTCATGTATGCCATCGTGGTTCATGGTCTAGATGGCCAGACAGAATTTGGTAAATGTCCACTTTTCCAGTGTTCTACAGTGTGTGAGTTCCAGAATGAGAAAATACTATGGAAACCAGAGGGCATGAGCAACACACACAGCTTTAGACTAGGTTATAACCTGAAAGCACACCGTGTACCTACAAGGAAAAGGAAGTACTACATGTGGGACCACGTAGCGATGGTGTTCCATGTGCCAAAAGATAAGGTCTTTGAGTTTAACAAGGAGATGCTCCTCAAGCATCTAAGCTTCTGTCAGGGAGCGGAGCCCAAAATAATCACAGAGGAGTTTATAAAGTGTGACTTTGAGGTCTcaacaacacaggaacaggcGTAA